From a region of the Arvicanthis niloticus isolate mArvNil1 chromosome 6, mArvNil1.pat.X, whole genome shotgun sequence genome:
- the Nsrp1 gene encoding nuclear speckle splicing regulatory protein 1, translating into MAIPGRQYGLILPKKTQPLHRVLQKPSVFGNDSDDDETSVSESLQREAAKKQAMKQTKLEIQKALAEDSTVYEYDSIYDEMQKKKEESNPKLLLGKDRKPKYIHNLLKAVEIRKKEQEKRMEKKIQREREMEKGEFDDKEAFVTSAYKKKLEERAEEEEREKRAAALEARLDVTKQKDLSGFYRHLLNQAVGEEEVPKSSFREAGTVIKEEKLRGYPDETDSENRPPQQNCILQSGMGEVEENPDADSDFDDNSSEDGERGDHKVKSRGEDDSSAAMKYPKHHKSHAHSRSSSEERGLSTKHHSSSQSRGHELKGGQHQDRQSRDQESCHKDRKHREEKSSHRHREASHKDHYSKRHEPEDKPKGREQGERQDRERKREKYSSREQERDRHWNDHDRYSEKRKEKEEHTKTRRERCEDSAKYREREKPEGSGQSSERHRDRRESSPRSRPKDNTLDQERSTKARNTEKDQGEQGKPSGSETSLATKHRLAEERPEKGSEQEKPPETVSKFAKRSNEETVMSARDRYLARQMARINAKTYIEKEDD; encoded by the exons ACTTCCGTGAGCGAAAGCCTTCAGAGGGAAGCTGCTAAGAAGCAGGCCATGAAACAG accaaacTGGAAATTCAGAAAGCTCTTGCAGAAGATTCCACTGTGTATGAGTATGACAGCATTTATGATGAAatgcagaagaaaaaggaagaaagtaaccCCAAATTGCTTCTGGGGAAAGACCGAAAG CCCAAATATATTCACAACTTACTAAAAGCAGTAGAGATCAGGAAAAAGGAACaggaaaaaagaatggaaaagaaaatacagagagaacGAGAGATGGAAAAGGGAGAATTTGATGATAAAGAGGCATTTGTAACATctgcttataaaaaaaaacttgaagagagagctgaagaggaggaaagagaaaagagggcagcTGCCCTGGAAG CACGTTTGGATGTGACCAAGCAGAAAGATCTCAGTGGATTTTATCGGCATCTATTAAATCAAGCAGTTGGTGAGGAGGAAGTTCCTAAATCCAGCTTTCGTGAAGCCGG gaCTGTAATAAAAGAAGAGAAGCTCAGAGGTTACCCTGATGAAACAGACTCAGAGAACAGACCGCCACAGCAGAACTGCATCCTACAAAGTGGTATGGGAGAAGTGGAGGAAAACCCAGATGCTGACAGTGATTTTGATGATAACAGCAGTGAGGATGGTGAAAGGGGAGACCATAAAGTAAAGTCCAGAGGGGAAGATGACTCCAGTGCAGCCATGAAATACCCCAAGCATCACAAGAGTCACGCTCACTCACGATCATCTAGTGAGGAAAGGGGGCTCAGTACCAAGCACCACTCAAGTTCCCAGTCAAGAGGACATGAGCTAAAGGGAGGCCAGCACCAGGACAGGCAGTCCAGAGACCAAGAGAGCTGTCACAAGGACCGCAAACACCGGGAAGAAAAGAGTTCTCATAGGCACAGAGAGGCCAGTCATAAAGATCACTACTCGAAGAGGCATGAGCCAGAAGATAAACCGAAGGGACGAGAACAGGGAGAAAGACAGGACAGAGAACGGAAGAGGGAGAAATACTCCTCAAGGGaacaagaaagagacagacattGGAATGATCACGACCGATAcagtgagaaaaggaaagaaaaagaagagcacacaaaaacaaggagggaaagaTGTGAAGACAGTGCCAagtacagagagagggagaagccagaaggaagTGGGCAGTCTTCAGAAAGACATCGAGACAGAAGGGAAAGCAGTCCACGGTCTAGACCAAAGGACAACACTCTAGACCAGGAAAGATCCACCAAAGCGAGAAACACAGAAAAGGACCAAGGGGAACAAGGGAAGCCCTCTGGTTCTGAAACATCACTAGCAACAAAACACAGACTGGCAGAGgaaagaccagaaaagggcagTGAGCAAGAGAAGCCCCCTGAGACTGTGAGCAAGTTTGCAAAACGGAGCAATGAGGAAACCGTGATGTCAGCTAGAGACAGGTATTTGGCCAGGCAAATGGCACGGATAAATGCAAAGACTTATATTGAAAAAGAAGATGACTAA